The following nucleotide sequence is from Nitrospira sp..
TACAATCGAAGGAAAAAATAAGGCCTGACCGACACGCCAATTTCTGCATATTATGGCAAGGGACTCCATGTCAACGATCTACACGTCAGTTATCGACCAAATCACTTGGGAAGACATTGTAGAATTCTGCCGGCAAGGGCGAACGGAGGATGCTTATCTAGACTACAAACGAGATTTTCCCAGTGATTTGGCTAGCACGATATCCGCGATGGCCAACACAATCGGAGGAGTCATCATAATCGGTGTCCAAGAGGACGCCGAGAGCAAGCCAGTCCTACCCGTTGCTGGCATTGATTTCATACGGGGGTTAGAGGAGCGAGTTACCAATATTATACTTGGTAATATTGTCCCTCCCGTTTTCCCAGAAATAAGAGTCTGCCTGAACTCAGAAAACCGCGCACTCGTTTTGATTCGTATCCAGCAAAGCGAAAATGCTCCTCATGCAGTATCCAAGAACACGAAGGTATACCTGCGGACGGGAAATGTTAATAAGCCTGAAGATTTGGCGCAGATTGACCAAATTGATTGGCTTAAAAATCGAAGACAAAAATCTGAAGACCTGCGGGATTCGCTTTTCCTTCGTGCGAAACAGCGTGCGAGTAGACGAGGGAACACATCGGATGAGCCACTTCTCACAATCGCTATCGCACCAGTTTATCCAACTCATCCACTTGCAAATCCATCTTCTCTGAATACAATTCGGTGGGAAATTGAGAGCAAACACGGTATTCACTCAATGCCTGATCCTGATCATAAGGGCGCGGCTTTCGCCCATGAAAGTATAGTGATTGAGGACCACGATATTCCCAGTTCTTCATATACAGAACTCAGTATCTTCGGGATGTACTTCAGTCAGGCATACCTTCTCGATCCTACAGAGTCGAAGAAGGTGATGTATCTTGATCATGTCTTTATCAAGCTATTCCTCCTCCTCACCTCGGGAGCAAAACTCTATTCTCATCTTGGCTATAGGGGGTCAGTTTGGTTCTGCTGCCATCTCACATCCCTGCAAAATCAAGCCATGAGAGGTAGCTACGCTCTGAGGATGCACAGTGAGAAAATGTGTTGCGACTCAGAAATACGAATTATGGACTCAGTTCCGATGCTTCCCAAGGATGTAGACAAAGTTGAATTCTTAGGTCGAGTTGGAAGGACGATTGCATGGGCTTTTGGCTGGGATTTGCCTGAGGAAGACTTAAAGGCACATTTTGAACGCATGGAGAAAGCTGTTAACATGAATTGAAAATAGTTGTCTACCAATGCCACGCCTTCAAAATCCTCGCGTTCTGACACCCCGGCAGCTCTCCTGTGACCAGTGACACTTCGACGAGCTTCCCTGCCCCAAGCGGCTCATTCGGTTGCTGATACAGCAACGGGCAGACATGAGTGAAGATGCCACGCTGAATCGCTTCCCACGCCTTATCGGCGAGTCGTGAGTTGAACAACTGCGCCTCTCCGACCAGACAAGCCCCTTCTACCGGGACATCGACACCGATGGTTTTCAGGGCTTCTGCGGACAGGTCGAAACACTGACTGATACTTGTGAGCATGCCGACAAGAAATCCTCTGTGACCGAATTCCAGGCCACAGGAAGCCGGCCAGGTGATATTCCGCGGCTGATAGCGTGGATTGCCCGATAGGCGGCTTACTGACTCATCCGCGAGGATGAACCTCACCATTCTGGAACTCATGCCGGTAGCATGCGCGAGCGCCTGCCACTGTTCGTAGTAATGCGGCAGGCTCAGTGCCTGCTCCATGGCATGCGCGGCCGCTGTGGCCCGCTCAAGGTCCTGTTCTTGGATCGCCTGAACCCTCACGCCAGGACGCCCCTTGAGCGAAATCGTTCCGTCCGGATTGTGTATGTATTGTTGGATGCTAGAAATCATGCGAGGTCCTTTCCCTGTTTCTCGAGTTGAGGAATGGTGCGACGTGGTAAGGCGGCTGGCACTGGCCCTGCCATGGCCAAATTTCCGGCGAGTGTAATTCCCGCCCCGGCAAACAAAGCCATAGAGCCTGTAAGCCCAATGGCCGGCGGAACGAAGATCGCCAAGGCGAGAATCCCCACCATCGCCACGATCCGGAGGATGTCTTTGCTCTGGTTGCCCCCGCCTTCCGGAATCACCCGCACTGACACCAGGTGATGGGCTTTCGGCTTGACCACATGCCAATAGGCTTTCTCCACCACGCAATCATCGATCAGCACGCGAGCAGGTAGGGTGTCCGGGTTCAGATCGAACTCCCACAGCATGTCGGCAATCGTCATGCCCGGGCGCATCTGTTTGGTCGTCCGCCCTTCCAGGGTGAACGGTCGCGGACAGACAATCATGGGGACGTAGGACGTTGTCTCGTTAGATTCCATTAGCGCCTCGCTGCTTGCCGGTTCGCGCCAAACTGCTTCATCGACTGGTCATACACGCCATCCCGCATCCCTTGTTGCACGGTCTGATGGATTAGTACTTTGATATCTTGTACACCGTTCTTGTTGACCGGGCCTCGCTCCACCGATACAGCCGCATCACTATGGTTTTCGACCTGCACGTTGACGTGGACTTGAGTGGATACCATGCCGCCTGGATTCCCGTAGGGCATCCCTTTCAGTGTCACTGGAATCGATCGGCCGTCCGGCAAGGGTACGGCTGCTTCTGGTCCTGCTTCTCCAAAGATCGCCGGCACATTCGAAATACCTCCGCGCGCGTGGCCACGCAAGGCAAACCCGCCGACATCTCCCGCCCCACCGATGAGCCCACCGATTGAACCGCCCCCACCACTCATGAGCATGTCGAATCCTCCAAGGATCATGCGTGTGGTGAGCTTGGAAGACACATCGGCCAGAATATTTTTGGCAAAGTCGGTCAGGCCGGTCACCACATCTTTGAAGCTCTTGATTCGTCCTTCCATGCCGTCAAAGAAGAATTTGCCAAAGGCCTGCTCCATGCCTTGCGCGACTCTCCGAGCTTGGTCCGCTCCTAACCCAAACACCGACTGATCGTTAACATACCTTCGCATCGACTTCGCAAAGCCTTCAAAGAGATCGTCTGAATACTTTTCCGACACCGCCCGTTGATCAGCCATGGCACCCATCATGATCGCGGTGACTTGATCCCACGTCTTTTGCGTGCCGTCTAACAGTTCCGCCGCATGGATATGATCGTTATTCCGCCAGGCGTTCAGGACCTTCTCGGCCGTCTCCTGGTTCACATCGAGCTGCTTCGCCAGGTTCGCCCGCACCAAGTCAAATTCAGTCGTCATCATATTTTCGCGTGACGTACCGTAGGCCTCCTGGAACTTCAGGAGGTTTTGGTAGTACGTCTGCGTGTCGTCCTGCGCCCTGTGTCTTAAATCAGTTTCGATTTGAAAGTTGGAAATGAGCGCATCTGTCGTCGTGGTTCCATGCGTGGTCTGCTCACGTCCACCAACAACGGACAGCGTAGACATATGCTCTTTTTGTGCGTTCAAGGCTTGTTGACTGAGCGCAGTTTTCTGAATGTCTAAGTCCTGCTGCCGCGCCTTGCTCTGCTCTTTCAATAGTTCAATTTGTTCCTTCGTCAGCCCGCCATACTTCAGGCTTTGATCAAGCCGTTCCGCTTCGATCCGCTTCAGGCCGTTGGTCATCCGGATTTGATAATCGATCAACTCGATTTGGTTGATGAAGTTATTCTCGACCATTTGCCGTTCGGTGATGCTTCGCTGATCAAACGCGTCTTGCCAGAGCTTCGTAATCGTCTGAATCGTTTTCGACTCTAGGGCAATCTGTGCGTCTGCATCTTTGACCAAGATTTGCGATTTGGCATCGGACAGACTGCGCAACTGCCCAGGATCGGCCGGCATGACGAGCGATTTCTTCCCACTCGCGCTTCCAGTTTCCGGCATGGCCGGCAAATCGCGGCCGGTCGCAAACTTATTCATCGCTTCGAGCAACTTGTTGACGTAGGGGAGTACATGCTCACCGATCGACAGCTTCCACGCCTCCAGAATCGTGCTGGTTCTGGCGATATGCTGATTGAATTTCTCTGCGGCCTGTACTGAATCTTCGCCCAAGATCGCATTCATCAAGCGCGCTTCATTCGAAAGGGATTGAAAGCCTTCTTTCCCCACACGCGCCATCTGCTGCATTTCATCGCCGAGCAACTTCGAAATGATGGTCGTCTTGGCTGAATCGTCTTTGAATTCACCCAAACGGCTGACGACTTCTTCAAACACTTTCCCGGTTCCCCGGACCTGCCCATTGGTGTCTTTAACGGAAATCCCCAAGGCGCCGAAGACCCGCTGAGACTCACCGGAACCCTTGGCGGCTTCCTGTAAATTCTCATTCAATTTGCTCATGCCACCGGAGAGTCCGGATAAATCCGTTCCAGTCTGTTTCGCCATGGCAGCAAACATCTGCGCTTCTCGCGTGGACAGATTGGTGGTCAAGGCGAGCTTTTGGATCTCAGCAATATGGGCCGCTGTGGCTTTGGTCGCAGCAACCGCCGCGATGGCCATGGCCCCCACACCGGTTACAAATAAAGCTGGTCCAGTTCCCATGACGCGGCCCATGGTAGAGCCGAAATTCACTACACTTCCATTCATGCCGCTTGCCGCGTCTTTAATGTCGCGCATGATCTGCTTGACGACATTTCCGCCACGGACGGCGGCAGAGGGATTAATCGCTACATCTAATTCAGCCATGGGAATCCTTCTTGATAAGTTTTGACAGCTTTCCTAAATGGGCAATGTTCGCCAAGGCGCCTTCGTCTTCAACGCCTACTCCTAGGGCAAATGAGTAGGCCATGTATGAAAACGCCAACATGACTCCAGAGACTTGGCGCGTCACCTGTTTCTCATCCGAGCTACCGGTTGCCCGTAGGGTCTTGGGCAGTTGATCTGCCAAGTTCTCGCCCATGGAGAGGAGCACAGTTGCAATCACGCTATCCATTTGAGATGGATCCAGGTCCGGAAGGTCGTCTTGATACCGCTTGAGATGACTCAAGACATCGCGAAGACGGTAGGTCTTAGGGTTGTCCTGCGCCGGGACAAGGCCATCTAACCGCTTCGCCAACGTTCGACGGTCCA
It contains:
- a CDS encoding ATP-binding protein: MSTIYTSVIDQITWEDIVEFCRQGRTEDAYLDYKRDFPSDLASTISAMANTIGGVIIIGVQEDAESKPVLPVAGIDFIRGLEERVTNIILGNIVPPVFPEIRVCLNSENRALVLIRIQQSENAPHAVSKNTKVYLRTGNVNKPEDLAQIDQIDWLKNRRQKSEDLRDSLFLRAKQRASRRGNTSDEPLLTIAIAPVYPTHPLANPSSLNTIRWEIESKHGIHSMPDPDHKGAAFAHESIVIEDHDIPSSSYTELSIFGMYFSQAYLLDPTESKKVMYLDHVFIKLFLLLTSGAKLYSHLGYRGSVWFCCHLTSLQNQAMRGSYALRMHSEKMCCDSEIRIMDSVPMLPKDVDKVEFLGRVGRTIAWAFGWDLPEEDLKAHFERMEKAVNMN